A region from the Candidatus Effluviviaceae Genus I sp. genome encodes:
- a CDS encoding glycosyltransferase family 4 protein — translation MTGLPRKIGILTDARAWGGAEVYLLQLAEAVRDAGWDLSIFCADRPAAAGWVRELEGRGLRVVRYRPTKEYNPLGYFVARRLLRGLDVVHVNKTAPRNSLPAIVAARRSGAAVVLATEHLAGPAISHYPFGQAAVTRLVRWTNGMLDMTIAVSELSRDALVREYGLDPSKVVVIGNGVDLARFDRAFDVGAVRSDLGIGRDDRVVTLIGELCDRKGQRYALEAAPRIRERVPGLKLLFVGGGGLERELRDAAERLGVSDVVVFAGVRRDVPAILAASDLLILPSEDECFPFAILEAMASRLPVVASDVGGIRDAVEHGVTGLVVAPCDVGALARAVTEVLSDPRRAKAMGSAGRAKVEAEFSVKVCTNAVLRLYEELLSRRADGAAGSSGRHG, via the coding sequence ATGACGGGCCTCCCTCGGAAGATCGGGATCCTCACTGACGCTCGGGCCTGGGGCGGAGCGGAGGTCTACCTCCTGCAGTTGGCGGAAGCCGTCCGCGACGCGGGGTGGGACCTCTCGATCTTCTGCGCGGACCGGCCGGCTGCCGCGGGATGGGTCCGTGAGCTCGAGGGCCGCGGGCTGCGGGTCGTCCGGTACCGGCCCACGAAGGAGTACAACCCGCTCGGCTACTTCGTGGCTCGACGACTCCTGCGGGGACTGGACGTCGTGCACGTCAACAAGACGGCGCCGAGGAACAGCCTGCCCGCGATCGTCGCTGCGAGGAGGAGCGGGGCGGCGGTCGTGCTTGCGACGGAGCATCTCGCCGGCCCGGCGATCTCCCACTACCCGTTCGGGCAGGCAGCCGTCACGCGTCTCGTTCGCTGGACCAACGGGATGCTCGACATGACGATCGCCGTCTCCGAGCTCAGCCGGGACGCGCTGGTGAGGGAATACGGCCTCGATCCGTCCAAGGTCGTCGTGATCGGGAACGGGGTTGACCTCGCGCGCTTCGACCGGGCGTTCGACGTCGGCGCAGTGCGCTCCGACCTGGGGATCGGCCGGGACGACCGCGTCGTGACCCTCATCGGGGAGCTGTGCGACCGCAAGGGACAGCGCTACGCGCTGGAGGCCGCGCCGCGGATCAGGGAGAGGGTCCCGGGCCTCAAGCTCCTCTTCGTGGGAGGTGGCGGGCTCGAGCGCGAGCTTCGAGACGCCGCGGAGCGGCTTGGCGTGTCGGACGTGGTCGTCTTCGCGGGCGTCCGGCGCGACGTTCCAGCGATCCTCGCGGCGTCCGACCTTCTGATCCTCCCGTCCGAGGACGAGTGCTTTCCCTTCGCGATCCTCGAGGCCATGGCATCGCGGCTTCCCGTCGTCGCCTCCGACGTCGGCGGCATCAGGGACGCCGTCGAGCACGGCGTGACGGGACTCGTGGTCGCGCCCTGCGATGTCGGCGCGTTGGCCCGCGCCGTCACCGAGGTTCTGAGCGATCCGCGCCGCGCCAAGGCCATGGGCTCTGCGGGCAGGGCGAAGGTGGAGGCGGAGTTCAGCGTGAAGGTCTGCACCAATGCAGTCCTTCGTCTCTACGAGGAGCTCCTCAGCCGGCGGGCGGACGGCGCCGCCGGCTCATCGGGGCGTCACGGCTGA